Proteins from one Pirellulales bacterium genomic window:
- a CDS encoding PEP-CTERM sorting domain-containing protein: protein MKKWTGRLLTTTIGAVLVAAFAVSTPIAFGKQMTFTIDSTRSGLTLSLDSKPGVPITTAQFPGSDRTSLSGTQNVDITGNILTFISTANAQFGLQSSPVSPAVGGTYPGSASGQYGLLASIPGLVGGPGPGGAGLIAVRGFVGDIRSGAIALSGSSFRADQVSLVLAGGQADANLTFPSGPFIGTDPLSGFDVNQLSGGTLTVSGNVYTLTLPIFASSSLTVGPATVLETYSGQVVATAVVPEPATWILVALGGAALIARRRFRTS from the coding sequence ATGAAGAAATGGACCGGTCGTCTTCTGACGACAACAATCGGCGCGGTATTAGTGGCCGCATTCGCGGTTTCAACGCCGATTGCCTTCGGCAAACAAATGACATTCACAATCGACAGCACGCGAAGCGGCTTGACCCTTTCGCTCGATAGCAAGCCGGGCGTTCCCATCACCACCGCGCAATTCCCCGGCAGCGACCGGACAAGCCTGTCGGGCACACAGAACGTCGACATTACCGGCAATATCCTGACGTTCATATCCACAGCTAACGCTCAATTTGGCCTGCAATCCTCGCCCGTTTCGCCGGCCGTGGGCGGAACGTACCCTGGCAGTGCCTCCGGTCAGTACGGGCTGCTGGCGTCGATCCCTGGCCTCGTCGGCGGACCCGGACCGGGCGGTGCTGGATTGATTGCCGTGCGGGGATTCGTGGGCGATATCCGCAGTGGCGCGATCGCTCTAAGCGGCAGTTCATTTCGAGCGGATCAGGTCTCCTTGGTCCTCGCTGGTGGCCAGGCCGATGCCAATCTGACGTTCCCCTCGGGGCCGTTCATCGGCACCGATCCCCTGTCAGGCTTCGATGTGAATCAACTCTCCGGCGGCACACTCACGGTCAGCGGCAACGTCTACACGCTGACTTTGCCGATCTTCGCCAGCTCGTCACTTACCGTCGGCCCGGCGACCGTCCTGGAAACCTATTCAGGCCAGGTCGTCGCCACAGCCGTAGTGCCCGAGCCCGCAACCTGGATTCTGGTAGCCCTCGGCGGCGCGGCGTTGATCGCGCGTCGGCGCTTCCGCACGTCGTAA
- the rpsB gene encoding 30S ribosomal protein S2, translated as MSTVLVKELIEAGVHFGHRASRWNPKMRPYIYGRRNLIHIIDVRETIRGLIRAKKYISQVAAGGSLVLFVGTKRQASETIERESRRCGMPYVDDRWLGGALTNFRTIRSRLTRLEELDALKTGDQMAAYSKKMQSALNREYRKMMRNLDGIRTMNRLPECMIVIDPKKEKNAIREARALGVTTVALIDTDCDPDVVDLPIPGNDDSIRSIELVVQQLADAVLEGKASGAAGLGGKDKGQMDAYTSPDDGSDKDAE; from the coding sequence GTGTCGACAGTTCTCGTTAAGGAGTTGATCGAAGCGGGAGTTCACTTCGGCCACAGGGCCAGTCGTTGGAATCCCAAGATGCGGCCCTATATCTATGGCCGCCGCAACCTGATTCATATCATTGACGTCCGCGAAACGATCCGCGGGCTGATCCGCGCCAAGAAGTACATCAGCCAGGTCGCGGCCGGCGGCAGCCTGGTACTGTTCGTCGGAACCAAGCGTCAGGCGTCCGAGACCATCGAGCGCGAATCGCGCCGCTGCGGCATGCCCTATGTCGACGATCGCTGGCTGGGCGGAGCGCTGACGAACTTCCGCACGATTCGCAGCCGTTTGACCCGTCTGGAAGAGCTCGACGCTCTAAAGACTGGCGATCAGATGGCCGCGTACTCGAAGAAGATGCAATCGGCGCTCAATCGCGAATATCGCAAGATGATGCGCAACCTCGACGGCATCCGCACGATGAACCGTCTGCCCGAGTGCATGATCGTGATCGATCCGAAGAAGGAAAAGAACGCGATTCGCGAGGCCCGCGCGCTGGGCGTCACGACCGTGGCCTTGATCGATACTGACTGCGATCCAGACGTGGTCGATCTGCCCATCCCCGGTAACGACGACAGCATTCGTTCGATCGAGCTGGTCGTGCAGCAACTGGCGGACGCCGTTCTGGAAGGCAAAGCCAGCGGTGCAGCCGGCCTAGGCGGCAAGGACAAGGGCCAGATGGACGCCTACACCAGCCCGGACGACGGCAGCGACAAAGACGCCGAGTAG